The segment GCAATGATTTACGTTAGCTGGGCCGAATAGAAAAAAGAATACTTCGTAGGACGATCGCTAGAGTTGATAAAATTCATTCCGATTTTTCACATTCATGCTCTTTTCCCCTCATTCTTTTCGTTGACAGCATCTAGTGTCCATGAAGAGCCTGATATCGCTTCTTCCTATCGATATCCTCCGAGGCCTGTTTAAATTTCTGTGCAAAATCTGATAGAGCAGAGAAGAGCTCATTTGATGGAAGACTGGTAACTTCGCCAAAATACTCCTATTGTATgaaatttacagaaaaatactcTTATTATGGCACATCTTACAAAATATTCATCATGAATGACTGAGCGATCATCAAACAGAGCTATTGTCGAGTTTGACATAAAAGGACTGATAAAGATTGGGGATCATATTCTCAGAAAGACAGATATTACATTGGGATACAAAACTAGTTGGTTACTGAAATATACGGGATACGCAGGCGAGGATAATAAAGAGTGAAAGGGAGAGACTTGTTAAGCTCTCATGTTTTCGATCCATGCTGAAATAAACAATTACAATGCAATTTGTTTGTCCCTCAACTTGAACACTTCATCAATACTTAAATAAGGCTTATGATGATTTAATATCTAGATAGGTGACATGAAATCAGCATTTTCTTAGTTGTATATGATGATACCATCGCATTAAAAGGTTAGAAGAGATGCGTGGGGCTCTATGGAGGGACTAGTCGGTTGCCTTTACTGGATAGTTGtgggatacatgtatatttaaaagaGTCAGAAAACGCATGACCATGCAAAAGAAATCGCTTTCACAAATAATTACCAGAAGGTGACGATAAGTGGTCTGTATACGAGCACTTTCTTTCTCCAATAGATTCATACTGCTTTCGAAATCCACAAGTTTcagctataaaaaaaaaatccacggaatttgtataatttttaaactttttacacTCCTCTTAAATACTCTGATCGTCTTGTGTGACACAGTACCTGTGCTTTATGAAGAAAATCTGTCTCCATTTCATTTGGTTTCTTTATTTTTGATTTCAACGTCTTCAGATTCTTTTTCAGTTTGGTGAGGTCGCTTTTTAATACTGCAAATACAGCAATGTGTTCAAATGTAGTCATCTCAATCCTTAATtatcatttgattttaaaattaatagatatctcatacaaaaatatttctgaaaattatACCTTCTATTTCAGTGACAAGGGCcttgatgttgatatttttacaCCTGGTTACATTATCCATCGTGTCGGTCCATTTTTTGACATTGGAATCTTTTTCATCCAAGAGTTCCAcaagaaaatgagaaaaagtAAAGTCTGTTGTTTTACCTCGCATGTccataaactatataaaaagaGGTTAGAATCAGTGTGAAATAAAGGATTGACTTGTGTAATTATCTCGGTGAAGAAAACGATAAATGTTAATCTTCTATCAAAGTTAGCATGGTTTTTCTCTCAAAGACACAAATTAGCAATCTTACCATTCTTATTGACGTTAGTGGAAATCCATGATTTTTATGATCATTATTCATGATGTTACCAATGGCAAGAATGTACTCCATCAAATGTGTAAGGCACGTGTTTTCCTTTAAATCTGAACATGCCTGAGAAAGTTCTTCTATGGACTATTAAAAGACCCATACAAACATTAGATTGCAACATTGTCTTTAAAGTTACAGTTTGCAgttgtgaaatatatttttcaaaaacccaACAATTTCTGATTGCAGTATTTTAAAACTTACTTCATGAGTACATTTCAATTGTCGTGGAAAATCCCAAAGCAACAGGATAAAATCAAGTCGAGTACCAATGCATTCAATTTCACATAGCTCACACATAAACCGATCGACTGGATCTAATGTGGATTTTTTGTCGGAATAAAGTTTGAACAATTCAATATCTTCCGATGTTGGCTGGTAACGACGAATGGTGGTCAATTTTTCTGCAGGAAAGTATTCATCTTCCGTTACAGAGTTGATAACCTCTCGAATACTACGTGCGCCTTCGGCTCTCAAACCAGTAAGTATAATTCCAAGGTTTCTCGCTCTAGTAGCATCTAACAACAACTTCGTTCCAGCAAATGTTTGCTCTgctaaaatttcaaatagatttTGCAAATGACAACTCTGCTAAAGAttgagaagttttttttaatgatttagcTGCCTGAGAGAGCGGTACCTGTTTTGGTTTGTTGGCTCTCGTCCACAATACTGAAGTGTTCTAGTATCAAATCTGTATTGATGTTATTTTTGCGGTCAGTTGCATGTTTCCAGAATGAAGACTTTACCTATAATCAACattcatgatatttttaacaCCAATGTTTATGGTTATTATAATTAGGAATGACAAGCAGAATAATGAAGTCAAGAAATTGTAAAATACTAGCCTGTGATTTGCTCAGTTTCGACCAGTGCAGTGTTCTTAGTTTCTTTGGTTGTGTCCCTTTCGTTAGTGCAGCAGGTGGAGGAGGTGGTGGGCGAGGAACAGTGGGAGGAGAGAGTGGTGGGGAAATTTGGGTTAGTATAGGAGTAATTAAGGGGGCAGGAggaggtggtggtggtggtggttggAAACCATTCTCTGATGATGGAGGCCACTGAGGCAGAGGACTAACTGGTTTGCTGGAGCGCTGAGCGTCTGTTTCTAATGAAGTTGATTCTTTGTTGGTAAACGACGATTCAGGTTCGGGGGACTGTGTGTGAAATAGACGGCTGAGAGAAGATTCAGAGGCTGACATTTCAGCAGAGTATTCTAATAATGTTACCGATTTATCAGCAGATGACTGAGATATATCAGAAGAAAACGATGATATTGACTGTCGATCTTTGTAAATAGGGGATAGCGTAGGCTGAGAGAATGGTGTTTCAAAAGATAGTTTCTGTTGTTCTGAATTGTCTGATGCAGACGACTTCGATAAGTCGGATGCAACTGAAGATGTCGACTGGCGACCTTTTGGTGAAGGAGGTGGTGGTGGTTGGGAAGAAGGTCTATCTAAAGGTAGTTTCCTTTGCTTCTGTTCTTTGTTATTGTTTTCCGTCTGTGATTCATTGGCCTGCATCGAACGTGGAGATTGAGATGGAATAGGGGATACAGGTGGTGCAGGTGGAGGAGGAAGTGATTGACGCTGTTTTAAAGATTCTCTTTGCTTTCGTTTCAATGACGTTGCGTAAAGTGAAGTTTCTTTTTCTTCCTTTTCAACTCTGCTTATATCTGAGTACTTCCCACTGTTATTGTCATGTGATCTGATTGCCAAGTTTACTTTTGAGTATAGGGAGTCATCTGTGTCACTTTCCTCTCTTTCTTGTCTGGTTTGTAGCTCTGTTAAAAATCAATAGCAAAATACATTCAGAGAGAGGATCGAGAGCTTTATCAATGTGGTTTAAGAGTAGTAGAAACAGTATGAAATATGTGGTACCTGATAGAATATCGTCTGCAAGAGAGTCAGTTTCTCCATTGGGATATTTCGTCTCAATCATAATGTCCTCATACGTATGACATTCGGCTTCCTGCTTGCAAACACTCCCTTGTGGACTAACGAGTCCCTCCTCTGGATAAGCATAATCTCCTTCAGGAAACATCATCTCTTCGTGACCTAAGCTCAAGTTGTCTTCTGATGATGAGTAATTCAAATCTTTCACGACTTCATAGGTATCACTCAAAATGGGAGTATCGTGTCCATTCGCCGATTCTTTGACATCGTGATTGTTTGATTTTTCCTGACCCATTTCTTGTTCATTTTCCTCTGTGATCACAGAGGTCTTTGCAACCAAAGGCGGTTTATCCATGGTATTCTTTTTCGGTCTGTCTTTCGTGACACATGTCAAAGTTTCAGTTTTGGGGACAATTTCTGAGAGCCTTTCTTCTTCATCAGTTTGGGATTCAGATTCTGTACTAGATATTAAAAAGTAAAATCGTAAATATACCGCACATGGCATGGTTACAGTTATATTTTGCATGAAGTaggaactacatgtacaaattcTGATGAAATACTATTTACTCACAGACTTTCTTCACTTTTGTTTTTTTCATCCTAAAAGAAGACATGGAAATCAAAAACTATAACTGATCAACCCCGATGAGATACATAAGCATCacaacgtctctctctctctctctctctctctctctctctctctctctctctcaatataacTTAGTTAGCAGACTTGAAActgaatttatatatatcaacaacTGAAGAGTGTAGCGAAAATGTAATTCAAAAAATGGAGCGGGATGGACATGTGTTTTCTCCTTTCGTCTCTTATCAGTCATAAATTTACAATATGTCTTACTCCATAAATGTAACTACTCAACGAATCGTCTGATTGGTTAAATAATCCACCAGTCAGCATGTACTTTTGGTTTGGTTGATGTTTCGGTTCTAAACTGCAGGATTCAAAATCAATTACGGTCCGCCTCTTCTCCTGACAAGCTGATGTGAATGCCTAAGATCAAAGACATTCATATTAATTGTATGTCATATTTGTATGTTGTATTGTAATTGTATAATTTACCTATATAATGTATTGCATTTGTATGATGTAGTGTACGTGTATAACGTATTATACGTGTAGGGTGTATTGTAAGAATATGACGTATTGTAGAATGCCATGTACAAGTCTATTAGTGTATAATATATTGTACGTGTACGATGTAGTGTGTGATGTATTATGCGTGTATGATGCACTGTCATATTGTACGTGTACAATGTATTGTTGCATTATTTGTGTATAATGCACTGacataatttacatatataatgttttgTACATGCATAATGTATCGAACATGCATGGtgtattacatgtgtgtggtgcATATGCATGTGTGTTGTACGACTATGGTGTATTGCACGTGTATGGTGTCTTGTTCTTTTATGGTGTATCACAGAGATTATCTgataatattcaattttaggTAAATATTAGATTTAATGGCAAGAATTTAATCATATGGAATCTTTTAATACATAAAATCATATTACACGAATCCATTCTTCCCTTTCTGTCTGCAAGTTGGGTGTATTTGATGAATTGGCGAGGCGAAAACtgtaaattacaaataaaagCAAATCATTTTAAAGCAAGCTCGGTTACAATTGATGTTTTTTGCAGTTTACACGAAAACGTAAATGTCGAGTTCtggtaaaaaaacaaacaaacaacaacaaccaaaaattCTTAACGCTGATGATTTTGTCAGATCATTTAGAAAGGGTCAGCGAAATTAAGTGTTTTTACAGATCATGATAATGACATTAAAGTTGAACCTAAAACAACCCGTGGTTCTTAAAACTAAATCATAAATACCTACTAGTATGTTCTCTTTGGGAATATGACATTAAATCCTACACTTCCCACACATTTAACTTGGTATTGGTTTGGTTTCAATGGAACCACGTTTAGAGCAGTCTGAAATAAGAGTTTACAAGACTTTTGCTATTGTTATGCGCTGGTTGCAAAATCCTTCTATGCAAAAACTGCCTTGGAAAATATAAAGAAATGCTGTTCTTCTACAATTTCAAGCAAGAAATTAAAATCGATGTATACTAGTTATTGTTTATTGCTCGTCGCTAGAAAGTTGTTACATACCTTCTCGTCAGTTTTGAAATAGGAAAACATTCCAGGGGTCACCTTCACTTTTCTCCTGCAACACAGATCAATGTTTTACCTTACATACTTCGTTTAATAACAATTTTCATGGTTGTACTGGTTTCTCTTTGGTTACAGTGGTCGCTTACTTGGCCCATATTTGGATAGTGGCATTTCCCTTCTTTTCCAGCACACCTTCCTTTATGACAGAGGTTACTCTGGTCATGACCACATCCTCGCCGTCTCCCCCTGGAACGTCTGCCAGAAAGAGAACAGTAGCTTCTTATGCAATCTGAATGTGTTGCTTCCTATGAATATGTCTGTTAAGACTATTATGATATAAAAGTCCATATAATGCCCTACCCTTTTTCTCTCGTTTCACTAAATCAGCGGCGTTGCACTGTACAATGCTCAACAAACGACATATTGCCGTCTTTTCCTCTAGATTTTCTGCCGTGAGCTCAATCTGTTTCCCGCCAATTTTTATGCACAACAACACTCCTTCCTACAGCGAGACAGCAAATGCAATCACGAAATAATTTTTGCACCCGGAAATTATATATTGTTCTGTCATGCTCAAGAGCGCCATTGGTGCTTACAATCAACAACAAGTACTTCTCCACAAATACTTGttagaagtaaaaaaaaaaaaaaaaaatgtcataaaaaGTTACCTCCGAGTCGTAGGAAAGGTCGTCAAAGTCACACTTGTACTGTACGGTTCCCCTCTTGATAAGATTGATTTTGTTGGTTTTGAAGTCAAtctgatatttaaaacaaacttgaatcataATTGATTATATGTATATGGACAATCATTTTGGGGAAAGAAAAAATTTCCTCTAGCACCCTATCAATGTTTGACTATTTCTGAAGCTTACAAAATCTATTAATTTTTCAATTGGTCCGACAAGTGTAGTGCTAGTGAAATTATACGCGGAAACCAAGGAGGAAAATTCCATGGCAACAGCAAAGTCACAGGCTAAATTTTTAGAATATGGTCACTGAAACAGGTGCAGTTATAACTCAATGGATATTTAGAGTGAAAGCCAGCAAAATAAACCAGAGTGAAATATCATGAATCTGCCTCGCttatttttctttacttttgagagaggtttttttttaattattatttattttggaTGTCAAACCATGCATGGCTGTTCACATTTTGTTAGGAAGACAAGCTTACCTGTAAGATTACCTTCTTTccggaatttttaaaaacaccaAAATTGTGGACTGTGCCAACCACATGATAATCGAAGGACTCCATCTAAAACAATTTAGCTAAAGcattatacatcaataaaaacaattattgtCGATGTATGCAACGCCAATGAGGCGTGATATAATGATTGGACATGTATCTGTATCACTGAGATGAAATCGTTCACTTGGTGGACGACGTCAAGTAGAGACAGAACGCACATATCGAATCTGAAAATCCCCGGAAAGCCCATTTCTGTGGTAGAATAAACTATTCGTTTGAATGCTGACTAGATGTAGAGACAGAAAAACACAAAGCTACCTTTGAAAGGATTTAGCAGtcacatgtaaataattattgaaaatacataCCATCAAATTGCTGTCAATCCGTGTACTTTCGCATATTCATTGGCTCTACAGGAAATGTTCTCgtgaactattttaaaaaacttcCTCGTCTTAGTGTTTTAATAGCATACGACCAGGAAGCTTTTTATCCCGTGAATTCATCCAGTTTTGCCTGTTTACctaaattttgatatagatattAGATATATTGTCTGGTTACTCGACGGTTTAAATTAATACTTTCTTCGCTCTGACTGAAATAGCCGATGAACTTCGTTATATTTTAGTTCcttgatatatagatatatatatatataagaatcaggtatggaaacaatttttactttactggtcaaaacgacgtgaagagggtcagaaatcaggaaaactcacaacatatttttcgtataaagaaaactttactatggaaagttatatatttttagaattcctagaattaagaaaaactatgtagatttcgaattagtgcacatgggcttcgaattgaaagaggaagatatgaatttacaaaaaccaattctggccagaagatttctttagaaagaaacaaaagaatttgcgaattatgtaaccttaattgtgtagaagatgaatttcatttccttactgattttccattctatgttgaagagagaaatatgttttttaatggtatatacaagctcaacaaaatttttatctatctaacaaataaggacaagtttacttggttgatgattaatgaagacaaaccagtaattgtcaaattgagtgaatatttagtgcaaactatcagaaaaagaagtgatgctttaaaactgcaaaaatcattatagtttattatttatatgttggtataatactgatactgtccatttacttgtgtatacacatggttagcaattcatatatgtatgtacttgtttccccaacatgctgcatccacatgcagtttgcagtctatgtaacctgtagttaatgttgtaaactttctttctttttttgaatttccttctttataaactgtcttactgttatgccctctgggcccaaaattggaataaacttatcttatctatatatatgtatactggTAAATATACTTGCAAGTGGTGGGAGTGAAATGGATGAACTTGAATCCATCTACTCAATTATGAAGTACCTTATTCGAACGAATATTCAGATCTGTGCAAAGTGTGTCATTTGGTTGTAGCaacttgaaaattaaaatatatacattaatcAATAGTTTGTCAATAATAACCTTTCGCTAGTTCATTGGtttagggttttttttaaaaaaaatacttatgCTTACGTCACAAACACGCTTGCTTTATATGGAAAGTTATTTTCTccattatacaaaataaacgaggattatttaattgtttgtaCTATACGGAAACATGGATAGTGGTAATCAAGTGAGCATTTGGACCCTTAATCTATCAGACTTTAGAGCATGGGTAGAGAGGGATGTAAAAAGAAGCATACGTAACGAGTTTTCGCTagtcctatatatatatatatatatatatatatatatatatatagtaacaatTCCAACACAACATCTCAATCAAATTACATTCTGTCAATGTGTTGTTCTGAGCAGCATCTGCTCAAAGCAAAAGTCACACCATGGTAATCTTGTTATTGCCGGTTTCCCTTATGGCTTCTCTTGTGATGTAGCCCTCTGGAACTGACAGCTCTAAATGTGGATGTCCCGTGGTAAGGATAACATATATACTTTTTGGGAGGAATAGAAAATGGACGCTTCATCCTCAGCAAGTCAACATTGTCACCATCAAACTTCCCATCACCCCGGGCTCCATAAAATAGAATTtgctgatatcaaaaaatactttaaatgatatttgatataaaaaaataattttcttaaatcaaaaattatgaaatgaaaacatatgaattcaaaactgaaaatgggcTGGGTGGGAGGGAAAGCTAAGGCACAGAAATACATAAGCGACCTTTGTTGCTTGTAACGAACCTTGCACTGCACGAACACTGACCAGTAGTGGTATATATACTAAGTGCTCGTGCATGAGCTCAAAAACCTGCGAAATGTATTTacggaaaataacgaaaaatgaCGAAATGTAAAACGTAAAGAAATAAATTGTGTTAGTACCATGGTTTAAACATTTTGTGTGGTGCTAGCTTTTTCTTCTGGTAAATCTGAATGTGTTCAAGTCATATcacaaatgtatacaaaatatagagaATCTTTGAAACACTCTTCCATATTATTGTTTACTTGATAAGATTTAAATAATACAGTTAAATCTCAGTTGTTTACAAGTCCCATCAcagatgaatttaaaaaaagaagaagaaccTTTTAAATACTCCCCCTTATCAATcaaatgcattatttctatgGCAAAGTGAAGTGttctaattatatatatatatatatatatatatatatatatatatatatatatatatatatatattaaaaaaacccacccttttccaattttttttttattccatcttattttttatcctttaatacgaaagccggatagtctcatatttgaaaaagtaaaaaaaaaatttaactcgttataacgagttagtatctcgtaataacgatttaatatctcgttataacgagttgattatctcgttataacgagttagtatctcgttataacgatttaatatctcgttataacgaattaattatctcgttataacgagttagtatctcgttataacgagttagatatctcgttataacgagttaatatctcgtaataacgagttaattatctcgttataacgagttagtatctcgttataacgagttaattatctcgttataacgagttagtatctcgttataacgagttaattaactcgttataacgagttagtatctcgttataacgagttaagtatctcgttataacgagttaatatctcgtaataacgagttaattatctcgttataacgagttagtatctcgttataacgagttaattaactcgttataacgagttagtatctcgttataacgagttaagtatctcgttataacgagttaatatctcgtaataacgagttaattatctcgttataacgagttagtatctcgttataacgagttaattatctcgttataacgagttagttatctcgttataacgagttaattatctcgttataacgagttaagtatctcgttataatgagttaagtatcgcgttataacgaattagtatTTATGGAGGGCCTGTACTTTCCAAAATTTCGACAAACTGATtagaaattatttgaattaCATATGATTATTTCATAATGACTATTGTGTAAGATTTTATTTGTCGTAAAGATGACAAGAAAATGTTAGTTATTGCTTCAAACAAATTAACATGTgatgattcattttttttctactCAACAAAAATACCTACTTTCCCTTGTCAagaataaatgtaaattgtgtCGTTTTAATAACAAGTCGAGTAAATACAACAATGATTTGGCAAAATGTTTGAgctaatttcatatttgagcaAAAATCCGCCAGCCTAGATGCTGATGATTCTTTtgagaatatagatatatttataaatattatgCAAGCTTGTTAGTACAAGAACTACAGTCCCCTTCCCCCTTTTTAAC is part of the Ostrea edulis chromosome 2, xbOstEdul1.1, whole genome shotgun sequence genome and harbors:
- the LOC125681183 gene encoding formin-F-like isoform X2; this translates as MSYSQREHTIFASPIHQIHPTCRQKGKNGFAFTSACQEKRRTVIDFESCSLEPKHQPNQKYMLTGGLFNQSDDSLSSYIYGDEKNKSEESLTESESQTDEEERLSEIVPKTETLTCVTKDRPKKNTMDKPPLVAKTSVITEENEQEMGQEKSNNHDVKESANGHDTPILSDTYEVVKDLNYSSSEDNLSLGHEEMMFPEGDYAYPEEGLVSPQGSVCKQEAECHTYEDIMIETKYPNGETDSLADDILSELQTRQEREESDTDDSLYSKVNLAIRSHDNNSGKYSDISRVEKEEKETSLYATSLKRKQRESLKQRQSLPPPPAPPVSPIPSQSPRSMQANESQTENNNKEQKQRKLPLDRPSSQPPPPPSPKGRQSTSSVASDLSKSSASDNSEQQKLSFETPFSQPTLSPIYKDRQSISSFSSDISQSSADKSVTLLEYSAEMSASESSLSRLFHTQSPEPESSFTNKESTSLETDAQRSSKPVSPLPQWPPSSENGFQPPPPPPPPAPLITPILTQISPPLSPPTVPRPPPPPPAALTKGTQPKKLRTLHWSKLSKSQVKSSFWKHATDRKNNINTDLILEHFSIVDESQQTKTAEQTFAGTKLLLDATRARNLGIILTGLRAEGARSIREVINSVTEDEYFPAEKLTTIRRYQPTSEDIELFKLYSDKKSTLDPVDRFMCELCEIECIGTRLDFILLLWDFPRQLKCTHESIEELSQACSDLKENTCLTHLMEYILAIGNIMNNDHKNHGFPLTSIRMFMDMRGKTTDFTFSHFLVELLDEKDSNVKKWTDTMDNVTRCKNINIKALVTEIEVLKSDLTKLKKNLKTLKSKIKKPNEMETDFLHKAQLKLVDFESSMNLLEKESARIQTTYRHLLEYFGEVTSLPSNELFSALSDFAQKFKQASEDIDRKKRYQALHGH
- the LOC125681183 gene encoding formin-F-like isoform X1 encodes the protein MMESFDYHVVGTVHNFGVFKNSGKKVILQIDFKTNKINLIKRGTVQYKCDFDDLSYDSEEGVLLCIKIGGKQIELTAENLEEKTAICRLLSIVQCNAADLVKREKKDVPGGDGEDVVMTRVTSVIKEGVLEKKGNATIQIWAKRKVKVTPGMFSYFKTDEKTALNVVPLKPNQYQVKCVGSVGFNVIFPKRTYYFRLANSSNTPNLQTEREEWIRAFTSACQEKRRTVIDFESCSLEPKHQPNQKYMLTGGLFNQSDDSLSSYIYGDEKNKSEESLTESESQTDEEERLSEIVPKTETLTCVTKDRPKKNTMDKPPLVAKTSVITEENEQEMGQEKSNNHDVKESANGHDTPILSDTYEVVKDLNYSSSEDNLSLGHEEMMFPEGDYAYPEEGLVSPQGSVCKQEAECHTYEDIMIETKYPNGETDSLADDILSELQTRQEREESDTDDSLYSKVNLAIRSHDNNSGKYSDISRVEKEEKETSLYATSLKRKQRESLKQRQSLPPPPAPPVSPIPSQSPRSMQANESQTENNNKEQKQRKLPLDRPSSQPPPPPSPKGRQSTSSVASDLSKSSASDNSEQQKLSFETPFSQPTLSPIYKDRQSISSFSSDISQSSADKSVTLLEYSAEMSASESSLSRLFHTQSPEPESSFTNKESTSLETDAQRSSKPVSPLPQWPPSSENGFQPPPPPPPPAPLITPILTQISPPLSPPTVPRPPPPPPAALTKGTQPKKLRTLHWSKLSKSQVKSSFWKHATDRKNNINTDLILEHFSIVDESQQTKTAEQTFAGTKLLLDATRARNLGIILTGLRAEGARSIREVINSVTEDEYFPAEKLTTIRRYQPTSEDIELFKLYSDKKSTLDPVDRFMCELCEIECIGTRLDFILLLWDFPRQLKCTHESIEELSQACSDLKENTCLTHLMEYILAIGNIMNNDHKNHGFPLTSIRMFMDMRGKTTDFTFSHFLVELLDEKDSNVKKWTDTMDNVTRCKNINIKALVTEIEVLKSDLTKLKKNLKTLKSKIKKPNEMETDFLHKAQLKLVDFESSMNLLEKESARIQTTYRHLLEYFGEVTSLPSNELFSALSDFAQKFKQASEDIDRKKRYQALHGH